From the genome of Hymenobacter gelipurpurascens:
CGACCTAGAAGTAGCGGCTAAAACCGCGGCCCAGGCCCGCATGATCAACGCGGGGCAGAGCTGCATTGCGGCCAAGCGCTTCATCGTGGAGAAGCCCATTCTCAAGGAGTTCATCTCGAAGATGAAAACTCACTTACTGGCCTACCGCACCGGCGACCCGCTCGACGAGGCCACGCAATACGGGCCCCTCGCCCGCCCCGACCTGGCCGATGAGCTGACCCAGCAGGTAGAAGACTCCGTGAAGCAAGGCGCGAAAGTGGAGCTGTATGGGGGCCAGAGCAAGCCCGGCACTGCCCTGTTTCGGCCAACTATGCTCAGCCAGGTGAAGCCCGGACAGCGCGCGTACAGCGAAGAGTTTTTCGGCCCCGTTGCCATCATTCTGGAAGCCAAGGACGCCGACGATGCCATTCGGCTGGCTAATGACTCGCGCTTTGGGCTGGGCGCATCTATCTGGACCCAGAATGCCCAACGCGGTGAAGAGCTGGCCCGGCGCGTGGAGGCCGGGGCGGTATTCGTGAATAGCCTGGTGAAATCGGCGCCCGAAATGCCCTTTGGCGGCGTAAAGAAATCAGGCTATGGCCGCGAGCTTTCCCATTTGGGCATCAAGGAGTTCGTTAATCAAAAGTCTGTGTGGGTAGCGAAACCGACCACGCCCGAAGCCAAGAAGAGTGACTCCCGGAAGAAGGTAGAGTAAACCCACTGCCCCCAGAATACTCAACACGCCCCGCTTTCACCTAGGAAGCGGGGCGTGTTTGCGTTGTAGTGGCCTAGCCGCACTCTAGTTTCGCCGAAGGTGCTCCACGCCTACGCCCACTCCTACTCCTACCGTGTAGCATACCAGGTCGCTCCACAGAAACCCGTGACCCAGCACCAAACTTCCGAGGGTGGTGGCGCGCACGGCATTCAGACATGCGGGTTGGTAGAGCTGGCTGATTTCTATCGCAAAAGAAAACCCTAGTGCCAGCCAAGCAGTCTGCGCGGCAGGCCACTTAGGCCACCAGAACCGTAGCAACCAGAACACCAGCAGCGCCCAGAGGACGTCGCCGACGTAGGCAACTACCCACGGGTGCAGCCCCGCACCGTAGCGCCTGGAGGCTAGGCCTAGCAGCATAGTGATGCCTATACAAAGCGCATAGGGCCAGCGGCTTCTGTTCATGTAGTCAGGGGAAAAAGGCTGATTGGCGGGGGCCGTCTGGGCTGCTGCACGCGCAGGTTAAGTGGTAAGCCGGCCTTCAGCAAAAGATTGTGGGAACTGATAGGGATTGAGCAAAGCTACTACTTACTTTGCAATACAAAGTTCTTTTAAAACAATATTGACTCAATGTGCCGATTTTATCGGTGCGCTAGGCCACTGTTTTCACCAGTTAGGGGTTTCTACATCATGGAATATTTCGTTGCGCAAGGCTCCGTAGTGCGCACTATCTGGAGCAAGGCCGATACGGTGCTGTTAATCTTTGCGGGCTCAGCGGCGGAGTTTGCCCTGAATAAAGCTGTTGACTGGCTTTACTTTACAGGAAAGCTCCCATCTGACCCGCTGGCCCGGTTATTTTCTACCGTGGAGTACGCTCGTCAGATTGTGTTTGCCGACCGGGCCGGGGCCGAGCGCGCCATCGATACCATTGCTGCTATTCATGGGGCCGTGGAGGCAAAGCGCGGCATGTCTATACCGGAATGGGCCTACCGCGACGTGCTTTTCATGCTCATTGCCTACTCTGTTCAGGCATTTGAGCTGCTGGAGCGCCCCCTCACGCCCACCGAAAAGGGGGAGATTGTGGACGTGTTCTGTCGCGTAGGCCAGCGCATGGGCCTTACAGGACTACCAACCAGCTTTATAGAGTGGCAGGCGGCCCGCGAGGCGCATCTGTCTGATAACCTGGCCTACAGCGCCTTCACCACTGATTTGTACCAGCAGTACCGCAAGCATTTGGGGCCGGTACGCTACCGCCTGCTCCTGGAGGCGCAACGCCTGGTGGCTCCCCAGCAAGTGCGCGGGTTGTTGGGGCTAGGCCACCTTTCCTGGCTTCGGCCGGTGCTGCCGGTTTATCGGCGTACCCAGCACCTGGCCCTGAGCCAGTGGCTGCGTACCTCACTTTTGCCCACGGCCTACAAAGACCAGATTCTGGCCCTCGACCGGCAGCCTCCGGTTCGGCAGGCGGCCTAGGCTGCTTGGATAGTGTTTACTTTCTCCCAAAACACAAGCAGCTCCAACCTGTAGGTCGGAGCTGCTTGTGTTTTGTTTACATGATCCAGGCGCGCTAGGCCAGTTGGACGTTGGCTACTTCTGCGGAGGTCTGCAGGCTGCCTTTCAGCTCGGCCAGAATCTCGTAGGAACGCAGGCGGGCCGCAGGGTCGTAGATATGGGATACCACCATCAGTTCCTTCACCTGGGTTTTGTCGGCGAAGGCGGCCAACTGACGGGCTATCTTCTCGGGGCCGCCGATGAACACGTAAGTCATCATCTGACGCACGGCCGCTTCCTCCATGTCGCTCCAGCGGCCATTCATGCTCTCCACGGGCGGCTGCAGCGGCGCCGAAGTGCCCCGGATAATACCCAGCGCAAATGTGTAGAAGGAAGTGGCCAACTGTTCGGCTTGCGCATCGGTATCCGCCGCAATTACATTGATACAGGCCATAGGGTACGGCTCCTGAAGCTGCTCTGAAGGGCGGAAACTGCTCCGGTACAGGCGCAGGGCTTCGTGCAGATAGGTGGGCGCAAAGTGGCTCGCAAACGCAAAAGGCAGGCCTAGCATACCGGCCAGTTGGGCACTGTACGTGCTGGAGCCCAGCAGCCAGATCGGGATGTCTAGGCCTTCGCCGGGCACGGCGCGCACACGGCCGGTACGGTTTTCGGCGGAGAGGTAAAGCTGCAGCTCCTGCACGTTTTCGGGGAAGTCATTGGCCGATCCGCGGGCGTCGCGCCGGAGCGCCATGGCCGTTACCTGGTCGGTGCCGGGGGCGCGGCCCAGGCCTAGGTCTATACGGTCCGGAAACAGCGTGGCCAGCGTCCCGAACTGCTCGGCAATAACCAGCGGGGCATGGTTGGGCAGCATAATACCGCCCGAGCCTACCCGAATGCTTTTGGTACCACTGGCAATATGCCCGATCAGGATAGATGTAGCCGAGCTAGCAATGCTGGCCATGTTGTGGTGCTCAGCCAGCCAAAAACGCTTGTATCCCCACTGCTCCGCGTGCTGGGCGAGGTCTAGGCTGTTGCGAAAAGTATCGGCGGGCGTGTGGCCCGCCAAAATCGGGGCCAGATCCAGCACCGAAAGCGGTAGGCCCGCGAGTGACGTAGTTGTCATGGTTAGAAATTTCGATATTGATGAGCTGCTTCTCCTTGCTTAGCGCCAGAAACCACCGGCGGTAGCGTAGGCCAGTCATCAGGGAGGTGCGGGCATTGCCTGTAGCGCCTACCCCAGAAACGGCCTGCTGTGCCACTTTTGTTCAGGCGGCCCCGGAGAGGTTGTTTTCGGCAGGAGATGGGAAGAGAAGCAGAAGATGCTAAAACCCACTCCCTGCCCGAAAGGTTTATCAACCGCTACCCTATCGCCCTGCGCCTTCGCTTCTTGGGCAGCCAAGTGAGAAGGCGGCGGCCAATACACTCTAGTTCGTGCTTCCTATCTACTGCCATGCAAAACTCCTTTTTCAACCGCGGCTTTCAACGCAAGCGGCCCGCCGATACGGGCCATGTGCTGCCACCCGGCCAATACGAAACCCAGGATTTCCCAGTCCTCAGCGCTGGTCCTACCCCCAAGATTGCCACGGCTCGTTGGGAATTCGGGCTCGATGGTTTGGTAGAAACGCCCCAGAAATGGAGCTGGTCGGAGTTCAATGCCTTGCCCCAACAGGACCTCACGGTAGATATTCATTGCGTCACGCAGTGGTCGAAGTTCGGCACCAAGTGGCAGGGCGTGAGCCTCGATACGCTGCTGGCCCTGGCCAAGCCCCGGCCGGAAGCCCGCTACCTGATGGCGCACTGCTACGGCGGCTATACCACCAACCTGCCCCTCGCCGATGTACTTAATGGCAAGGCGTTTATCGGGCTGCAATATGATGGCCAGCCCCTTGCCCCCGAGCATGGCGGCCCGGCCCGGCTGGTGGTGCCACACCTGTACTTCTGGAAAAGCGCCAAGTGGATTCAGCGCCTGGAGCTGCTCTCCGAGGATGCGCCGGGTTTCTGGGAGCGAGCCGGCTACAGCATGTACGGCGACCCATGGAAGGAACAACGCTACCTCGACGATGATGAGGACTTAGCTAATTCTGCCTCATGAGTGGCCTAGAGTGGCAGCTGGCCGTTGTGGAGACTGTGCTGCAGGAAACCCCGCGCGTAAAAACGTTTCGGTTGCGCCTCCCGCACTGGCGGCCCCATCGGGCCGGGCAGCACTACAGCCTGCGCCTCACGGCTCCCGATGGCTACCAGGCCCAGCGGAGCTATTCCGTGGCCTCCGCTCCTGAGCAAACCGGCCACATTGATCTGACCGTGGAGCTGCTAGAGGATGGAGAAGTTTCCGGCTACCTGTTTGAGGGTGTGCTTCCCGGCGACCAGCTGGAGGTGCGCGGGCCCATTGGCGGCTACTTTGTGTGGGAAGCCACCTCTGCTGCCTCGCCGCTGCTGCTCATTGCGGGCGGCTCGGGCGTGGTGCCGCTCATGGCCATGCTCCGGCACCGCCAAAATACTGGCCTACAGAACCCGACGGTGCTGCTGTACAGTGTCCGGAACCCGGCGGAAGTGATATACCGGCAGGAACTAGAGGCCCTGGCCCGCGCCGATAGTTCGTTTACGCTGCTGCTCACCTACACCCGCCAGGCCCCGCCGCAGTGGTCTGGTTACCAGCGCCGCCCCGATAGTGCTATGCTGGCCGAGGTGGTAGGCCGGTTTATAACATCGCCGCACTGTTTTATCTGTGGGCCTAACGGACTGGTAGAAAGCGCCGCCAACGAGCTCGTGGCGCTCGGCCTGCCCGCCAGCACTATTCGCACAGAGCGGTTTGGGCCCGCTGCTGCCGGAGCTATTGCAGTCAATTGAGAAGCTTCCCGGATTTTATCAGCATTTCGCAAACCATGTAGCTACTTATATCCGTAGAGAGGCTGCCCTGATTACCTACCAACACCTATGCAGCCCCCATCCCCCGACCAGCCTTCTGCCATCAGGCAGCTGTTCAAAGACGACCCCTATCTTCACCAATTGCTTCAGCACCAAGCAGAACAGCTGGCCGGCACCCCTGGCTGGCCCGATACCGCGGCGGATGTATATGAGAAACTGTTGCGCCAGATTGAAGCCGACGTGTCTGGCTAACGCATAGCCTGCCCCTTGTTTCCTGCTTGGCTACCGCTAACTCCTATGCTCCTACAAGGCGGGCAGTGGCCTAGCGCACATAGCCCAGCACCCGGTACACGGCGTAGCCCACCATTTCGTGCAGTAGCACGCTCCACAGGCGGGGGGCTTCGTCGCTGGGCACCAGCCAGTAGGTGAGAGTGGTTTGCCGGTCGCTGGAGTAATAAGAAGCCGGAAACACGGCCGGCTGTAGGCCTACGGCCCGGAAACAACCCAGCGCCCGGCGCTCATGAAAAGCCGATGTTATTAGTACCAACGACTTAATATCGGGGTGCCGGGCCAAAAGCGCTTTGGTATTTAGGGCATTTTCGCGGGTATTGCGGCTGTTTTTTTCCAGAAGAATATCCTGTTGCGGCACGCCGGCCAACCGGAGCAAAGTGGTCAGCTCCTGCGCTTCGGCCCGGACTTTGGCGCCGGCCAAATCGCCGGAGCCGCCCGACACGATGATTTTGCGGATGCGCCCGGCCCGGTACAGCCACAACGTATGCAGCAGCCGGTCGGCGCCCTGGGCCACGTACACCCTATCGTGCGGCGACTTTCGGGTGGCAGTAATACCCGTCAGCAGAATGCCCGCATCATGGTGGCCTAGCGAGGTTAGGCGCACGGGCGGTACCTCCCAGGCCAGCAGTGCCTCATTCACGAGGGCCGCATTGGTGAGCAGCAGGGCCAGCCCCACGGCCGCTACCAGCAGCCGATTGCGCCATTTGGTGTGGCGCAACAGCAGCGCCAGCAGCAGCAGGCCAATAAACCACAGCATGGGGGAAATCAGGAAATCCAGAATCTTAGACAGCACGAAGAACATGGCGCAAAGCTACGTGCTGGTTCTGGAGTCTGCGGCCACGCAGTGGCCCGGCTGCCATTCTAGTCAGTGAGCATCCGGCCCCAAGCAGCTAAGCCACCAGGCCTGTAAGCTACGCCGCGCAGGTGGCCTAGCGGAAAAACAGCCACAGCAAAACGAGGGTAGCCAGGAAGCCGAGCAGCGCAATCAGGTCTTTGTGCACCCGGATGCGCATACGGCACTTAGAGGCTTGTTTCTTGCGGACACTGCTGCAAGCGCTCCAGCATAGTCTGCACTTCCTGCTCGCTGCGGAGGGTGTCGCACTCCAGCAGGCGGCCCCGGCAATACGCCACAAAAAAGGGAGCTACCCGTTCATTCATCATCTGTTTGGC
Proteins encoded in this window:
- a CDS encoding oxygenase MpaB family protein, whose product is MEYFVAQGSVVRTIWSKADTVLLIFAGSAAEFALNKAVDWLYFTGKLPSDPLARLFSTVEYARQIVFADRAGAERAIDTIAAIHGAVEAKRGMSIPEWAYRDVLFMLIAYSVQAFELLERPLTPTEKGEIVDVFCRVGQRMGLTGLPTSFIEWQAAREAHLSDNLAYSAFTTDLYQQYRKHLGPVRYRLLLEAQRLVAPQQVRGLLGLGHLSWLRPVLPVYRRTQHLALSQWLRTSLLPTAYKDQILALDRQPPVRQAA
- a CDS encoding LLM class flavin-dependent oxidoreductase produces the protein MTTTSLAGLPLSVLDLAPILAGHTPADTFRNSLDLAQHAEQWGYKRFWLAEHHNMASIASSATSILIGHIASGTKSIRVGSGGIMLPNHAPLVIAEQFGTLATLFPDRIDLGLGRAPGTDQVTAMALRRDARGSANDFPENVQELQLYLSAENRTGRVRAVPGEGLDIPIWLLGSSTYSAQLAGMLGLPFAFASHFAPTYLHEALRLYRSSFRPSEQLQEPYPMACINVIAADTDAQAEQLATSFYTFALGIIRGTSAPLQPPVESMNGRWSDMEEAAVRQMMTYVFIGGPEKIARQLAAFADKTQVKELMVVSHIYDPAARLRSYEILAELKGSLQTSAEVANVQLA
- a CDS encoding ferredoxin reductase, with the protein product MSGLEWQLAVVETVLQETPRVKTFRLRLPHWRPHRAGQHYSLRLTAPDGYQAQRSYSVASAPEQTGHIDLTVELLEDGEVSGYLFEGVLPGDQLEVRGPIGGYFVWEATSAASPLLLIAGGSGVVPLMAMLRHRQNTGLQNPTVLLYSVRNPAEVIYRQELEALARADSSFTLLLTYTRQAPPQWSGYQRRPDSAMLAEVVGRFITSPHCFICGPNGLVESAANELVALGLPASTIRTERFGPAAAGAIAVN
- a CDS encoding ribosomal maturation YjgA family protein — translated: MNRSRWPYALCIGITMLLGLASRRYGAGLHPWVVAYVGDVLWALLVFWLLRFWWPKWPAAQTAWLALGFSFAIEISQLYQPACLNAVRATTLGSLVLGHGFLWSDLVCYTVGVGVGVGVEHLRRN
- a CDS encoding YdcF family protein, with the translated sequence MFFVLSKILDFLISPMLWFIGLLLLALLLRHTKWRNRLLVAAVGLALLLTNAALVNEALLAWEVPPVRLTSLGHHDAGILLTGITATRKSPHDRVYVAQGADRLLHTLWLYRAGRIRKIIVSGGSGDLAGAKVRAEAQELTTLLRLAGVPQQDILLEKNSRNTRENALNTKALLARHPDIKSLVLITSAFHERRALGCFRAVGLQPAVFPASYYSSDRQTTLTYWLVPSDEAPRLWSVLLHEMVGYAVYRVLGYVR
- a CDS encoding sulfite oxidase-like oxidoreductase; its protein translation is MQNSFFNRGFQRKRPADTGHVLPPGQYETQDFPVLSAGPTPKIATARWEFGLDGLVETPQKWSWSEFNALPQQDLTVDIHCVTQWSKFGTKWQGVSLDTLLALAKPRPEARYLMAHCYGGYTTNLPLADVLNGKAFIGLQYDGQPLAPEHGGPARLVVPHLYFWKSAKWIQRLELLSEDAPGFWERAGYSMYGDPWKEQRYLDDDEDLANSAS